From Acomys russatus chromosome 2, mAcoRus1.1, whole genome shotgun sequence, one genomic window encodes:
- the Fabp5 gene encoding fatty acid-binding protein 5: MASVKELEGKWRLTESQGFEEYMKELGVGLALRKMGAMAKPDCIITCDGNNITVKTESTLKTTQFSCALGEKFEETTADGRKTETVCTFNDGALVQHQKWDGKESTITRRVKDGKLLVECVMNNVTCTRVYEKVA; encoded by the exons ATGGCCAGCGTTAAGGAACTCGAGGGGAAGTGGCGCCTGACGGAAAGCCAAGGCTTTGAGGAATACATGAAGGAGTTAG GCGTAGGGCTGGCTCTCAGGAAGATGGGTGCCATGGCCAAGCCAGACTGCATCATTACCTGTGACGGCAACAACATCACTGTCAAAACCGAGAGCACCTTGAAGACGACACAGTTTTCCTGCGCCCTGGGGGAGAAGTTTGAAGAAACTACAGCAGATGGCAGAAAAACAGAG acggTCTGCACCTTCAATGACGGTGCCCTGGTTCAGCACCAGAAGTGGGACGGCAAGGAGAGCACAATCACCAGAAGAGTGAAGGACGGGAAGCTGTTGGTG GAATGTGTCATGAACAATGTCACCTGTACTCGGGTCTATGAAAAAGTGGCATAA